A window of Populus trichocarpa isolate Nisqually-1 chromosome 17, P.trichocarpa_v4.1, whole genome shotgun sequence genomic DNA:
GAATCGCAGCAAccacttcatttatttttgtctgCTAGTAATCCAAAAGGTCTTGAAGATGCAAAACGTTTATCTGAAAACCTTCTGGATACAATCAGTTTAGAGTGTGGTGCTTCCAGGTAATCAAGCTTGTATATCTATTGTGTGTCTACACTGCATCCCATGGGCTTCTATGTATTCTGCTTCTTCAAAATGAGACGTGTGAAATTTAATTCTGCTGCTTCATTTTGGAAGAATTATACACTGTTCTGTTTGTAAAATTATACTCTTCAACTAGTTTGGGATTAAGgctttgttattgtttttgatACGTTGCTCTGTTTAGCAAAATTTGTTTAGCTTTCATCGGATTGGAATTACATGTAGTCTGTAGATTGTAGAATGAAAAATTGCTGTCTCTCACCTCTatgtattttattcattttctgcCATAGATCTCATCAGTCTTTGCTCTTGTAATGATATTCAGTTTTTATTAACAAATGTGCTCATAAATTCTTCAGTCGACCTTTTATCCTGGTCTTCTTATTTCATGTGAGGGCTAACTTTTTCATCTTTCCAACTGTTGCAGGGCTTCGTCATGTAAAGTTTATAATGCTGTCCCACCACCGCAGACATTAACTGGAGCTCATGCTGCTGGGATTGAGCACAAACTAAATACAAGTGCAGTCACTGGATTGATGCTACCAACAATGAGCTCTACTCCACCTATTCCTGCTTCTTTGGTTTCAGTTTCCGGGGTTGCTACTGTCTGTTCCCAAGGGACTGTATCACAGTCTGGGGCAATGTTGAGCTGTGGGCAACCCCAGCCAAGTGTGGCTGGTTATTCCCAGCCTTTTGTAATGGGAGGAACGAGCTATAGTGGATATGGTGGTATATATCCTCAAGCCACACCTTTGCAACAAGTTGCCCAAGTCCTTAGGCAGCCACCTTCCCCCATCCCTTCCATAGTTTCTCCTACAACGTCTATAGCAAATGCAGCACCAAATTCAGGAATGAACTCTATTGCTGAAAAACGACCTACACAGAAGCGGAAGTTTCAGGAAGTACCAGTTGGTTCGAAGGGTCCTGCAAAACTTCATCAGGTATCTGtgcacttttttcttttatcatgcttgtcttaataataataatatatattaataatttaataaatttaaaaaggatCATAATATGCCAGAAGgtaattataagtttttttctgGAATATGGCTGAGCTTTTTAGGCGACTGCCTTGGAATTAAATCTTGGAACGAATATTGTTTGCTCTGTGTTATATAAGCTTTTGTATGAGCACATGATAGTGAAGGGGGTTTACCTGCACTATTTGTCTCATGTCTTCCTGGTGTTAAAATCCTTCAGAGTGGGATTACCATGTactttctttgaaaatttaagcAGAAATAGTTATTATTTCCTTAAGGAGGCAGCAGGGGGGAATTGCTGCCTGCCAATTCTGGTGTCAGTTGTATTGCATGGTGCTAGGggttttatttttggaaagtcTTTAAGCATTTTGTCTCGTAGAAAACAAGTGGCAATTTGGTAACAAGATTTGAATATTCGATTGtttcaaaaaatagtttataatttattaatcttaGCCCAACAGGTTCTTGGTATCTTGACTATAAGagtatcattaatttttttattctgtagTGTTGGATGGTAGTTCTTTATGATCATATAAGAGGAAAATCTTTTGGCTGGAGTTCAGTGGACTTCATGgttaatttaaattcatgaaTTGTCATATCTGCATATCTTATTTTTACTGGCCAGTCAGTGGTCACATGGTAGAGCAGATTGTCCTTATATGATGAGGTCAGAAACTTTGAAGACGGTAGaatttctctgtttttattgatttagtaTTTTGAAACCTGAATGTGAAAATGTATCAACTTTTTGTTTGCCAGTTTCATGTTTTCTATATTGCTTTATTAGAAAGCGTAATTTGCTGGATAATCCTTATTTGTGAGAACTTGCACTGCTCATTGTACCATTGAAGTGCCCTTGCCTCGAAGCAGCaagaattaaattaacatggagaaaaattagaatttgtGATTTTAGTGCTGATTAGATACTGTCTGTTTCATAAAGCTAAGTACAATTTTGCTTGTGTAGAGAGAAATAGGAAGCTGCAGTTTCTAGTTTCATGTGCACATGCTGCCAAGTCAGTCCAAAATGTTGGACTTTTTAACATTTGTGAAGGAGCATGTGAGGCATTCACTAGTTGCTTGGTTCTGTCGTAACTGAGCAGCCCCTCATTTGTTACTAAGTTTGGCTTGCTGGATGTTGGGGCAAGGTTAAAGAATTCCCTCTATCGCGGGGGTTATTTGTTTGGGTGTTGTTTGAGTTATTATGTTCATAATCAATGCGCAGTTTTCTTGGTTTGCAAtctgatgaatttttttttatcattatcattatttaatgtAAAGCATGAAACAATTGATGATTGATTGGTTGTCAGTGGACTGATGTATGTGTCCTTGTCgggtaactttttttttctaataaagcATGAACTTCAGTATGGCTTAAcactttattgtttttaatttttttttatgtttcaattttgtacaatatttttgtattttaagctGACTTTACTGCTTGATATTCCAGGTATTTTCTCTGACCTTCTAAGAAGCTAACAGGCTGATACCAGACCTCTCTGTTAGGGCCATTGGTTTGTATGTTTCACAGGGGTTTCCAGTTTTGGAGGCACTCAGAAATGGACCAATTCAGAGCCATTATCGGACTGATAAATTTTGTGATTGGTTACATGCTATACTTAGTCCTCTATAGTATGTCTCTTTTAGAACACTTGTTATATCTGATGCCTGGTATCTTCACAGGATGTGCCTCATGCATGTCTGCTGATTTTTCTTGGAGAAGACATTCTGAAATCCAGCTTTATAAAATTGTCACCAGGATTCTGTGGTGGCAGAAAACTGTTCTTTCGAAGATAATTTACTAATTCAAGTTCTAAGGCTTGCCTTATCATCAAATAGAAATTGCATTAAATGCAGAAAtgaataagtaaaaaaaatgagaaagtaTTGGAAAATTGCAGCCAATGCCATATTCTGTTGCCGTTCTCAAAATTGACCAGGTGTCAAATCTCTTTACCAGGAGAAACATTGGCTTTGGTGTTGGCTGGAATTACTTAAACAAGTTTTATCAGCCTCACTGAACACCCAAATGTGTGTTCAATGCAATAGGAAATCATAGCCTATGTAACACCATACCTTTAGATATTTGCCCCAATCTCATTCAACACTTACCTTTATGGTGCATAAGGTTGACTTTTGCATTGTATATAATTGTGTTTTGAGATTCTACATGTTTTATCTCTATGTAATTGATATTGAGAAATTTGGCTTGCTTATTTCTTTTCTAACTCATTACAGGGATCAGAATTGTCCAAGTCTGGTAAATCGCTGCAGGCAGATTTGGGTGTTAGAAATATCTCAACTATGCCAGCTCCAAAAAAGTTGGTCCACCCATCATCCAATGGAATGCCACCCCCTCCTCCACGAGCCATGCCTCCACCCCCACCTCCACCAAAGTTCACTTCATCAACTCCAGCTGCAAGACTGCAAGACAAGAGCAATTGTTGGAATAAAACCATGTCTGATGCTGTTCCTGGTATGTTTAGTATTTgtcagctgttttttttttcagccaGCATGTACAATGCTACCCGATGAAGGAACAAAAACTAACTTTAGATTCAGCCTATAAATAACAATTCATGCTTTCTTCATCAACGTGCATCAAAACATTAGTGGGAAAAAACAATAGAGTTGAACTGTATGTTGCCCACTTTGGAGTTCAGATAATTTCTTACCTGGTTTCATTCACAGATCTGCTCACTTCTTTATCTTAACCTGTTTAGTTGTTTCAGATACTTTAGTCAAATTGATGGAATATGGCGAAGAAGATGACGATCCTGAGGATACCAGTGAAGAATCCCCAAATGGGAAGTCCAGTGTCGTGGCAGTTCGAAAACCATTTTGGGCTTTATGACCAGTACTTGTGCTGTGGATTATTGCCAATGAGCAGTGATCATTTCCAACATGTGCCAACCATGTGTTCGGAGATTCTGAAGTTCCAAACGTTGTATTGATTTAGTTAGTTGACATAAGTAACGGTAGGGATATAAAATGTTTTGGGGTGCGGCAATTGATTGTTGGCACAGTATTGGGAAATTCTGAATCTCTTTGGCTTGGTTCTTTGCTGCTGGTGTTTTAGGGCAAGGAGCGATTTACGTCGTCATAATCTGGGTGTAGATGTACAGTAGTAGTTTCTTGTTTGCAAGtctatattattatttcagGTCGGCTCATCCCTTTGTTGAAACAGAAGGTGAAAATTTGCAGTGCCCTACAAAAGCATGGATGAGTTTGGAATTCATCTGACTgctaaaatttaacaaaaagattaagaaaagaaaaaaagaaaaaagaaagcaagaagaaTGCTTTTGCTTTTTTGGCCTCTTATTCCAAACTCAATtgccttttcttatttttactcTTTCACGGTAATTAAATTCATCGATATGTACCCACAACAGAGGAGCCGCCGCATTTAGGAGGTGAGATGTGTGTGCAGCTCTGTCTGACCTCAAAAGGCCACTTTTTTTCATGTCGTCAGAATTGCTGAGGAATGGGAGGCAGTGTATGTAGATGGAGGTGTCTCCGccaaacaatttttcttttccttctctctctcttcttcctctctgcTTTCTCGATTTCTTTGCCTGGTTTCCTCTTTGTTACAAagaaggttattttttttttcaagcccAATTTCAGTTCCTCTATTTCCAAATCAtttgttaaacaaaaaatgaaaactaatttTTGCAAATTGAGCGCCAAAGCAACATGAGGAAAAATTTCAGTTTCTCGGGATGATGGCATTCACAAATGCAAGAAATGTTGCCCTTGCAGAGTCAGCCAACATCCCGAGAAACTCACGGCAGTCTATTCTAACTCGAACTATCCTCTGTTGAGTATAAAGAATCTATATCTGGAAGAAGATCTACTAGGGCCAT
This region includes:
- the LOC7467895 gene encoding protein RIK isoform X2, whose product is MVEESSSRIPTDDSTANSDTSSSQSRQSICCRRKRKWDQPAESLVSAGVPVSDAVQLGNVGSLVGISLPGAASVSGALLTNPQIAIVPPMFLVPSMPQNTAAVVPKLNQPKVQDELIIAREIVINDAESSVRYKLTKRQTQEEIQKFTGAVVITRGKYRPPNAPPDGEKPLYLHISAAAHLKDTAERILAVDRAAAMVDEMLKQGQSSQPASSIIQMPAVNGVKALSTCVFLGFDTDPTLNIAARIRGPNDQYISHIMNETGVTVVLRGRGSGNCESQSTGESQQPLHLFLSASNPKGLEDAKRLSENLLDTISLECGASRASSCKVYNAVPPPQTLTGAHAAGIEHKLNTSAVTGLMLPTMSSTPPIPASLVSVSGVATVCSQGTVSQSGAMLSCGQPQPSVAGYSQPFVMGGTSYSGYGGIYPQATPLQQVAQVLRQPPSPIPSIVSPTTSIANAAPNSGMNSIAEKRPTQKRKFQEVPVGSKGPAKLHQGSELSKSGKSLQADLGVRNISTMPAPKKLVHPSSNGMPPPPPRAMPPPPPPPKFTSSTPAARLQDKSNCWNKTMSDAVPDTLVKLMEYGEEDDDPEDTSEESPNGKSSVVAVRKPFWAL
- the LOC7467895 gene encoding protein RIK isoform X3; this encodes MVEESSSRIPTDDSTANSDTSSSQSRQRRKRKWDQPAESLVSAGVPVSDAVQLGNVGSLVGISLPGAASVSGALLTNPQIAIVPPMFLVPSMPQNTAAVVPKLNQPKVQDELIIAREIVINDAESSVRYKLTKRQTQEEIQKFTGAVVITRGKYRPPNAPPDGEKPLYLHISAAAHLKDTAERILAVDRAAAMVDEMLKQGQSSQPASSIIQMPAVNGVKALSTCVFLGFDTDPTLNIAARIRGPNDQYISHIMNETGVTVVLRGRGSGNCESQSTGESQQPLHLFLSASNPKGLEDAKRLSENLLDTISLECGASRASSCKVYNAVPPPQTLTGAHAAGIEHKLNTSAVTGLMLPTMSSTPPIPASLVSVSGVATVCSQGTVSQSGAMLSCGQPQPSVAGYSQPFVMGGTSYSGYGGIYPQATPLQQVAQVLRQPPSPIPSIVSPTTSIANAAPNSGMNSIAEKRPTQKRKFQEVPVGSKGPAKLHQGSELSKSGKSLQADLGVRNISTMPAPKKLVHPSSNGMPPPPPRAMPPPPPPPKFTSSTPAARLQDKSNCWNKTMSDAVPVVSDTLVKLMEYGEEDDDPEDTSEESPNGKSSVVAVRKPFWAL
- the LOC7467895 gene encoding protein RIK isoform X1, whose protein sequence is MVEESSSRIPTDDSTANSDTSSSQSRQSICCRRKRKWDQPAESLVSAGVPVSDAVQLGNVGSLVGISLPGAASVSGALLTNPQIAIVPPMFLVPSMPQNTAAVVPKLNQPKVQDELIIAREIVINDAESSVRYKLTKRQTQEEIQKFTGAVVITRGKYRPPNAPPDGEKPLYLHISAAAHLKDTAERILAVDRAAAMVDEMLKQGQSSQPASSIIQMPAVNGVKALSTCVFLGFDTDPTLNIAARIRGPNDQYISHIMNETGVTVVLRGRGSGNCESQSTGESQQPLHLFLSASNPKGLEDAKRLSENLLDTISLECGASRASSCKVYNAVPPPQTLTGAHAAGIEHKLNTSAVTGLMLPTMSSTPPIPASLVSVSGVATVCSQGTVSQSGAMLSCGQPQPSVAGYSQPFVMGGTSYSGYGGIYPQATPLQQVAQVLRQPPSPIPSIVSPTTSIANAAPNSGMNSIAEKRPTQKRKFQEVPVGSKGPAKLHQGSELSKSGKSLQADLGVRNISTMPAPKKLVHPSSNGMPPPPPRAMPPPPPPPKFTSSTPAARLQDKSNCWNKTMSDAVPVVSDTLVKLMEYGEEDDDPEDTSEESPNGKSSVVAVRKPFWAL